DNA from Mycolicibacterium alvei:
CTCGACCAGTTTGCCGTCCACCTCGTGCGGGCCGGTCCAGCCCTTGGGGGTGCGCAGGATGATCATCGGCCACAGCGGACGGACGGACTCGCCGTCGGTACGGGCCGCCCGCTGGATCGCCGTGATCTGGTCGAACGCCTCGTCCATCGCCGCGGCCAACTGCTGGTGCACGTCGGCCGGGTCGTCCCCGGCCACTCCGGCTGATTCGTCGCTCGCGACGGTGATGGGCCGATAGCCGTAGCCGTAGAACAGGGATTCGAGCTCTTCTTGCGGAATGCGGGACAGCACTGTGGGATTGGCGATCTTGTAGCCGTTGAGATGCAGGATCGGCAGCACTGCCCCGTCGACGACGGGGTTGAGGAACTTGTTCGAATGCCAGCTGGCGGCCAGCGGTCCGGTCTCGGCCTCGCCGTCGCCGATCACGCAGGCCACCACCAGATCCGGATTGTCGAACGCGGCCCCGTAGGCGTGCACCAGGGCGTATCCGAGTTCACCGCCCTCGTGGATGGAGCCGGGTGTCTCGGCGGCCACGTGGCTGGGGATCCCGCCGGGAAACGAGAACTGGCGGAACAGTTTCCGCAGACCGTCGGTGTCCGGCCCGATTGCGGAGTAGACCTCGCTGTAGGTGCCTTCCAGGTAGGCGTTGGCCACCAGACCCGGACCGCCGTGGCCTGGTCCGGTCACGTAGATGAGGTTCGCATCGCGTTCGCGGATGATCCGGTTGAGGTGGGCGTAGAGCAGGTTCAGCCCCGGGGTGGTGCCCCAGTGACCCAGCAGTCGCGGCTTGACGTGTTCGGCGGCCAGCGGCTCGTCGAGCAGCGGATTATCCAGGAGATAGATCTGACCGACGGACAGGTAGTTCGCCGCCCGCCAGTAGGCGTTGAGCCGCTCGAGTTCTGTGTCGGTCAGTGCCGGTGATCCAGTCGCGTCGCTCATATCCTCATAGTGGCCGGTGTCGGTGAATGGTGTCTGCGATCCGGGTACCCGGATTCGTTCCGGTCAACCAACGCGACGCGAAATCACGCCGCCTCGCGTCGGCTAGGTTCGTGGGCATGACCCTCCCCAGGACTCTCGACCCACGCACCCCGGTACTGATCGGCTACGGCCAGGTCAACCTGCGTGAGGAGAATCCGGACGTCGAGCCGGTCGATCTGATGATTGCGGCCGCTCGGGAGGCCGCCGATCCGCGGGTACTGGAGGTTGTCGACTCGGTACGCATCGTGAACCTGCTGTCCTGGCATTACCGCGATCCGGGTTTGCTTTTGGCGCAGCGCATCCGGGCTGACAAGGCAGCGACACGCTATACCGGGGTGGGTGGCAACGTCCCGCAGTCGTTGGTGAACGAGGCCTGCCTGGATCTGCAGGGGGGACGGGCCGAGGTAGTGCTGATCGCGGGCGCCGAGACGTGGCGCACCCGCAGTCGCCTGCGCGCCGCCGGGACCAAACCGGACTGGACGCGTCAGGACGAATCCGTGCCGGAGGCACCGGGTGCGCATGACGGTGTGCCGATGGCCGGTGAGGCCGAGATGCGGATCAAGCTGGACCGTCCGGCCTACGTGTACCCGATGTTCGAACAGGCACTGCGCATCGCGGGCGGCGAGACCAGTGAGGAACACCGCAGCCGGATCGGCGAGCTGTGGTCACGGTTCAGCGCGGTAGCGGCCGACAATCCGCATGCCTGGAGCCAGGAGGCGGTGCCCGCCGAGCAGATCTGGAAGCCGGGTCCGGGCAACCGGATGATCAGTTGGCCCTACACCAAGTTGATGAACTCCAACAACATGGTCAACCAGGGTGCGGTGTTGATCCTGACCACCGTCGAGAAAGCCACGTATCTCCAGATTCCCACCGACCGTTGGGTTTTCCCGTACGCGGGGACGGATTCGCACGATACCTACGCGATCGGCGAGCGGGCCGAGCTCTACCGGTCACCGGCGATCCGGATCGCCGGACGGCGCGTTCTGGAACTGGCCGGGGTGGGCGTCGACGACGTCGATTTCGTTGACGTGTACTCGTGCTTCCCGTCGGCGGTCCAGGTGGCGGCGGCCGAACTCGGTCTGCCACTGGCAGATCCGGCCCGACCGCTGACGGTCACCGGTGGGCTGACCTTCGCCGGCGGGCCGTGGAACAACTACGTGTCCCATTCGATCGCCACCATGGCCGAGATACTCGTGGCCAATCCCGGGACCCGCGGGTTGATCACCGCCAACGGCGGTTATCTCACCAAGCACAGCTTCGGCATCTACGGCACCGAACCCCCGACCCACGAATTCCGTTGGCAGGACGTTCAGTCCGAGGTAGATGCCGAGCCCACCCGGGCACTGCAGGTGGACTTCACCGGCACCGGCACGGTGGAATCGTGGACCACCCCGGTCGGCCGCGACGGCACCGCGGAGCGCGCCTTCCTGGCGGTGCGGACCCCTGACGACGGACGCACGCTGGCCCGGATCGTCGACGAGTCCCAGGCGGTGGCGACCATGACCCAGGACATCGCCGGGGCCACGGTGCAGGTTCACGCCGACGGCAGCGCGACCCTGCTCTGAGCGGCCAGGGCGAGCACTTCGTCAGTGGTCGGCGGGCTGGGCGGATGGTGTGACAGACACCAGGGCGTCTGGATCTTGTGAAAGGCGTTGCCTTCCAGCGCAAGATAGAACTGTCCTGAGCGCAGCTTGCTGATGTCGGGTACGTGGCCACCCTTGACCCGGGCCATCTCCCGGGCCACCGCGATCTGGGCGGGGGAGTTCAGCAGACCGTAGAACTGCGTGGTGGCATTGCCCGGGATGTGGTTGTGCAGACCGCGCGGGGACTGCGTGGCGAACACGAGTCCGAGCCCGTACTTTCGGGCCTGCGAGGACAGCGCCAGGGTGCTGTGGGTACAGGCGGTCGTGTGGCTGGACGGTGCGAAGTTCTGTGCCTCGTCCATCACCAGCAACCCCCCCAACGGCCGGTCCCCGGCCGGGTTCCGCTTGATCCAGGCGAACAGCGCCATCTGCAACTGGTTGACGAATCCTTCGCGCTGTTGGTCGCTGGTCAGACCGGCCATGCTGATCACCGACACCCGCGCCCGGTAGCCCGGCGACGGTGTCAGCAACACCCCTGGGTCGGCGGCGGTCCCGGTACCACCGAACAGCGGATCGTTGACGGTCGCCGCGCGCAGGTTCTGGGCCAGCTCGGCGGCGAGCTTCTGCGCCCCGCCCAACGCGCTGACGTCGGCGGGCAGATTGTCGAGCAGGTCGATGAAGCCGCCCAGGGATACCGAGGGGCCGGCACCGTAGAACCGCAGCGCCTCGCGCAGCACCGCACGGGACCGCTCGGCCTTGGCGGTGTTGCCGGCGATCAGGGCGCGGGATTCCAGTGCGGCGACGGCGGATTCGACGGCGTCGGAGAACTCGTCGTCGTCATCGATGACACTGGCGAAATCGGGGAGCGGCTGGAAGGACAACGGGCGACCCGTCGACCGGCGCGGTGTCCACACCACCACTTCGGCGTTGTCGAAATACGCGTCGGCGCGTTCGTCGTCGGCCGGGTTCCATCCCGGCGGATTCTCGGGCCAACGGGCGCCGAGCCGGGACAGGTCGTTGTTCGGGTCCAGCACGATCGACGAGACGCCCCGCAGCGCGCACTCCTCGATCAGCCGCCGGATCAGCACGGTCTTGCCTGACCCGGAGCCGGCGAAGATCGCGGTGTGTTTGCGCAGTGCGGCCAGATCGACCGAGACCGGGCGCCCGCCGGGGCTTTCGGTGCCCAGGGTCACCGCGGTGGGTGAGTGCTCGATCACCGGTACCGGCGGCGGAATACGAATCGGCCCGGTCGCGAGTTCGGCCTCCACGTCGATCTGGGCCGGGGGCGGCGGATCACCTGCAACCTCCCCGAGGGCGGCACGCAGCCAGCCGATCCCGTGGGCCGGGCGGAGGCGGCGCAGCCACTCGGGCAGGTCGGGGTCATTGTCGTCGATGAGGTCGCGCAGCGCCGTCATCGTGCGCACGTCATCCTCGTTCATCGGCAGCACCCGGCCACCGGCCGCCTCGAACTCGGCGACCATCACGGCGGTTTTGGCACCCTTGGGCCACGCGGTGTTTCGCAGCAGGAACAGCTGGCGCCGGTCTGCATTGAAACCCGTTGCTTCCCAAGCCTTTCTGATTCGGTTCTGCACCGCCACGGCATTACCGGATGCGATGGCGCGAAACGCCCAGTGCCGTTCGTCGTCGGTGGCGGCATCGAGGGTCTGGCGTAGCCGCCCGTGCAGCACCACCCGTTGGCCCGGGAGCGGATCGGGGCGAAACGCCTGCCCGGCCTCGCCGAGTTCGGTGATCCACGCGTCCAGCGCTGCAGACAGCAGGCCGGGCATGGTGGTGTCCTCGCCGTCGGGATCGAGCGCGGCAACTGTCACCGCGCGACGCCGGTACTCGGCGAAACGGCGGTCCAGTTCGCCCGTGTCTCCGGGTGCGCTGTTGCCCCCGGCAGGTTGCGGGGTATCCACCTCGGCGGTCAGTTGGGACAGTTCTTCGACGGTGTCGCGTTCCAGGCAGCGCCGGACATGGGTGTCGACCCGTTTGAGCAGCTGGCGCGGTGTGTACTGGGTGGCCTCGTCGAACGCCGAGGGGAGGATCGGCCAGCTCGCGTACGGCGCGGTGAACCCGGTCGAGGCGTAGCTGGCGGTGAATCGGCGTTCCAGGATGGCGCGACCGACGTCGGGGGTCGGCAGGCCCTGCAACAGTGCGGTGGTGCGGAACCTGTCCTGCACGGTGGCGGTGGCCCGGTCTTGGATCGCCTCCCACGCTGCGGGCAGACAGGCCACCACGCCGACGGTTCGGCGCATGGTCTGCCGGATCGACATCAGGCCGTGTGCGATGTGCTCGAGGTCGGTGTTGCCTGGCTGGGCGCCGGCGGTGTCGGTGCGCTCGGTGGACTGGGCCAGCAGCGTGTCGATCTGGTCGAGCGCGAGAACCGAGGGCCCGGCCAGGGCGATCAGCCGAGAGATGTCACGGACCGATTCCTGCGCGGTGAGCGTCGGCGCGGGCAGTCCCCAGGCTTCCCGTTCGCCGCTGCCGGTCAGGAACGCCTCGCCGATGTCCTGCAGCTCGAGATCACCGGAGCCCAACAGGACGAGCGCGCGCAGGGTGTGGTGCGCGCGTTTGACGGTGTGGCGGTGGACCTTGTGCAGTGCGTTGACGAAGTCGCTGAGAATCTCGGGCGTCAGGTCGTCGTCACCGATCACCGCGCGGCGATTGGCCCGGGAGATGTGGGCGACCGAGGACAGCTCCCACAGCAGGTCTTTGAGTTGGGTCTCGCGCTCGCTGCCGGGCCGGCCCAGGCTTTCCAGGATGCCGGCGCGGGCGGACTGCCAGAAGCCGGTCGCATCGAGCAGTTCGACCAGGAAGAAGTAACCGCCGCCGGTTTGCACCTGCTCGCGGACCTGACCGAGGAGGTGGGTCTTACCTGATCCGGCCGGGCCGCGGACCACCACGCCCAACGGGCTGGAGTCGGTTTCGCGTTCGGCATCGCCGAAGGCCGCGATCACATCGGCCATCGGCCGGTCGTGCAGCCCGCGCACGTGCAGCGCGCCCTGCGAATGCCACAGATCGTCGGCGGTCGGCGCCCAGGTCAGGCGAAGCGCACTGAGCGCTTCGCGGTGCTGTAACTCCATCAGGACTCGATCGCGATCAGGTGCTTGTCCTGATTGCCTATCTCCACCGCGGCTTCGCGGTCGGCGGGGGTGAGCACCTTCTGGTTCTCCTCGGGGATCAGGCTGACGCCGGGCTGCTGGTAGAGGCTGATCAGCGCGGCGTCGACGGTGGGTCGGGGCAGACCGGGGACGGCCTGGCGTAGGTGCAGCAGACTGACCCACCCGCCGGGCCGGGTGGACAGCCCGGCGTAGGCGGTGCGCAACTGGACTTCGGGGGTTTGGCCGGAAACGTCGTCGCACGGCACGTCAGCCGGCAGGAAGACATCGGCGGGAACAAGGTCGGCGTGTTCGAAATAGCGGTGCAGCGCACCCAGCAGCGTGTAGAGGGCCTTGCCCTGTCCGGCGGACCGGGGCGGTGCGTCAGCCCCGAACAGGGTCCGGCACAGCGCCCACCCCGTGTCGGTGAGTTCGTGGACGAGGGGGCGGGTGCCGGTGGACTCGATCAGACCCAACCGGTTGAGTCGGTCCCGTCTGGGTTTGTCGAGCTTGGGCCCCAGCCGTGCGAGCTCGGCGTTGGGTACGGGGCGGGACTCGGCCATCAGTACCAGCAGGATCGCCTGCTCGGCGCCGGTCAGCTCGTCGGGCGTGACATTCACCGGATGCTCACCTTCCTGCCGTCGTGGATGTGGCGCGCGGTCGGGGCGATACCGGCACGTGTCTCATGCACGTTAGCGCGTACCCCCGACCGCGCGAGAATGTCGTTGTGCCGCAGGGTTTTCGCCCGTGCGGCCGATGTGGGACCCGCAGCTACCCGACGGACAGCGGCTGCGCTGGATCGGCGATGCGTTCCGGATCGACCGGCGCCGCCGACCGGATCAGCGCTTTGACGTCGTCAAGGACGTCCCACACGTTGACGTTCATGCCCGCCAGAACTCGGTTGTCGGCGTCGAGCCAGAACGCGACGAATTCACGCCCAGCAACGTCGCCGCGGAAAACGACGCGCCGATATTCGGGGGCATGGCCGACGTACTCCATGCCGAGGCCGTACTGATCGGTGAAGAAATAGGGCAGTTCGGCATATTCGGCATGCTTGCCCAGCATCCCCGCCGCCGCCACCGCGGGCTGTTTGAGCGCGTTGGCCCAGTGTTCGGTGCGGATCCGCGTCCCGAAGAAAGGATGCTGCGCGGCGGCGATGTCGCCGACGGCGTAGATGTCGGGGTCGCTGCTGCGCAACGATGCGTCGACGAGCACCCCGCCTTCGGCGATGGCCAACCCGGCGTTTTCGGCGAGTCCGATGTTCGGTGCGGCACCCACGGCGACCAGCACCGCGTCGGCGGTGACGGTCGAGCCGTCGCCGAGTCGTAGCCCGGTGGCGGTGCCATTCTCGGTGGTGATCTCCTGCACCGACTGGTCCAGGCGCAGGTCGACCCCGTGCTCACGGTGTAGTTGGGCGAACACCTCACCCACCTCGGCGCCCAGCGCGGCCAGCAGCGGCAGGTGTGCGGCCTCGATGACGGTGACATTCACGTCGCGGCCGCGCGCCCCGGCGGCGACCTCCAGCCCGATCCAGCCACCGCCCACGATCGCCAGCGTCGAACCCGGGGTCAGTGCCGCGCTCAGGGCCGCGGCGTCGTCGAACGTCCGCAGATAGTGCACCCCCGCGGCGTCGGATCCCGGAATCGGTGGCCGGCGGGAGGCGGACCCGGTGGCCAGCAGCAGCTTGTCGTAGCCGACGGTGGTGCCGTCGGGTAGTGCCAGCGTGTGCGCGGCGGCGTCGACGGCGGTGACCTCGGTGCCCAGCCGCAGGTCGATGTTGTGGTCGCGGTACCAGGCTGCCGGATCGACGGTGAAGTCGTCGAGTTTCTTCTTGCCGGCCAGGTACTCCTTGGACAGCGGCGGACGCTCGTAGGGTAGGTGGTCCTCGGCGGCGAACAGCACGACATGGCCATCAAAGTCGTTGTCCCGCAGTGCTTCAGCTGCCTTGGCACCGGCCAGGCCACCGCCGACGATCGCAATTGTGGACGACGTTGTCATGTCGATTCAGCCTACTCGCTTGAGCGGCCGTACACCTGTGATCGCTAGGGGACGTCGGTGTACTGCAGGGTGTAGCCCTCGTCGGAGAAGGTGAAGCCTCGGCCCGTCACCTCCCGCACGCAGGACACCCCGGACTGCTCCTGGACGTTGCAGCGGAATCCCGCGACCGCGAGTGCCTTGCCGAACGGCAGCACGACCGCGGCCGATTGGGCGAAATCCGGTTGTGTCAGGTTGGCGAAATGCGCGTCGGTATCCCGGTCGAGGACCAGGGCATTCGGTTCTGCGGTACCGCCGGTCGCATCGGGCACGGTCTCGGGGGCGCCCGTCACGTTCATCGTCGAGGTGCCACCCGCCGGTTGGCACCCGGCACGGTCGCGGGGCAGGATCGCACACTGCCAGCGCCCGCTCGGGGTGCTGAAGTAATAGGCCTTGCGACCGTTGACCTCGATCGCGTAGTCGGCGGCATCGACCAGGTGTGCGGTACTGAACTGGGGTGGCGGTGTGGTGCTGCTCGTGGGTGGCGGCCCGGCGCCATCGTCGGTGTTGACGACGGTTCCTGACGCACATCCGGTGAGCGCAGCGGCGGCGGCGACTACGACGAGGCAAGCCTTCACGACGCAAGACCCTAACCAACCGTCGCGGAAACCGGAACGGTAGCGTCGTCTTTCTGTGACCCCCGACCCGCGCCCGGCAGATGTCCGGGTCACCTCGGCCCTGCTGGCCGCCGGTGTGGTGGCCGGCCTGGTGCTCACCGCGGTTTCGTACACCCTGACGTTCACCCGACCTGGCTTCGACCCGGCCCGTCACGCCAATTCAATGCTGGCACTGGGGGATTGGGGCTGGGTTCAGTCGGTCGACTTCGTGGTGTGCGGCTTGCTGCTGATCGCGTTCGGGGCCGGGGTCTGGCGGGTGGCCGCCGGCATCAGGTCGGGCCGCATCGCGGCGGTGTGTGTGGCGCTCTATGGCCTGCTGGCCGGTGTCGTGGCGGGGCTGAACCCGACCGATCCGGGGTCCGGGTTCCCGCCGGGTTCTCGCAGCGTCGGCGAGCCCAGTACCTCGGCGACGGTTCATGGCGTGGCAGGCGGACTGGGCTTCCTGGCCATGACCTGCGGATGTTTCGAGTTGGCAAGGTATTTCGCACGCAGCGGCGATCGGGTGTGGGCGGTGATGTCGGCAACGATCGGGGTCGCGGTCCTGACCGTCCTCTCCTACATGGCTTCCGCGCAGACCGAGACGTTCGACTATGTGCCGACCTGGGTGGTCGGAACGTTGCTGTGGCTGTATGTCGCAGGTGTGGCGGCGCGGCTGCTGCGCTCACATCGCAACGCACACGTCGGCGCCCAGTAGCAGCACCGGCCACAGCAGCGTCACCTGGCCGAAGGCCACCAGATTGGCGCCGGCCGGAAATTTGGTCAGCAGGCTCGTCTCGATCAGCTGCACCTGTTCGGGATGGAAGAACGTCCAGACCAGTCCGATCACCAGGTAGGGCAGGGCCAGCCACATCAGGGTCTCGAGCATCTGCTCGACGCTGACCCGGTGGCCCAGAATCCGGCGAATCCCGTTCATCAGATCAGCGCCTTGTCGGAGGCCATCCGCCGGCGCACATCGGCCAGCAGCAGGTAACTGCCGCCCTGGCGGATGAACACCGGCAGGAACCGGTTGCCGAAAGCCACGGCCCGAAACAGCCATTCGAACAGTCGCTGCCGGCCCGGGCCCCAACCGAAGCCGACGGCATCCCGGAACACCGGCGCCAGAAACCCGGTGGTGAGGAACTTCAGCAGCGGCCGGAACGGTATCCGCAGCAGCGGGTTGATCATCCGCAGGTCCACCAGGTCGTGCAGATACCGCCTGACGACGTCGTCCATCTGGACCCGCCCGCACGCGGTGTCCCAGTACGTGTCGAAATCGGACCGCGTGGGCGGCCACTGCTGCTCGCTGACCTGCAGGGTGGTGCCCAGTGTGATGGCAGACCGGTAAAACTGCTCGGCCTGCGCGTCGGTCATCTGGCCACGCAGCAGTTGGTACACATCCTCGAGTCCGGCGAACAGACACGCCGCTACCCACATCTGCAGATCGCGGTCGAAGGCGTTGTACTGGACGGGACTTGCCGGCCCGGACCGGACCTGCCGGTGAGCCACGTCGACGGCCGAGCGGAACGCCGCCCGATCCTCGGCGTTGCCGAGGATCGCCACCGCCAGGTAGCTCAAGGTGGTGCGGGCGCGTTTCCACGGATGCTTGAGCAGATTGCCCGAATCCACGGTGCTCTCCACGACGCCGTAGCCGACGCCCGGCGCGGACAGTTGCATGATCACGTTGGCCGCACCTGCGGCGAACCCCCAGAGGTCCATGGCATCGGCGATGGTGACGTCGTCGTCGGACCAGCGCGAGGTGCGCCGGGTGATCGAGATCCGGTTGGCGGTGGTGGAATTCATCTGCAGCCCCCCCGTCAACTCATGCACACGTTGGTGAACAGCAGGGCCGGCCAGGAGACGATGGAGCCCAGGAAGGACACCGCAGCATCGGCGCCGTGCATTCCGGCCAGGTGGCTGGTGTGGGTGAGCGACCAGATCAGGCCGATCAGCAGATAGGGGACCGCGAGGATGATGGCGGTTCCTATCCACTCGGCAATGGTCATCTGGAAGCCGAGAATCTTGCGTACTGCGGTCAACATGTGTTGTGCGCCCCCGTCGTTGTCAGGCGGGCTCTATGTTAATGGTGATTCTGATCGGCGTCCCGAAAACTACTTGGGTGGCAGGCTCTTGGCGTAGTCGACACCGCGGGCGACCCACGGTTGGAGCTGGCGTTTGGTCTTGATGCCGGGACCCGCGACGCGTAACCAGCCCCGCATTTCCCGGCCGCCCATCACCATGGGTTCGACGTGGTCGCGCTGGAGCAGCTTGTCGGCGTCGTCCCGGGATAGGCGCACCATCAGGCCACCGTCGCGGGACGCTGCGACGGCCAGGTGCCCGTTGACCAGGAACGCCAGCCCGCCGAACATGCGCTTCTCGTCGACGCCGTTTTCGGACGCCGTCAACTCGCGGATGCGGTCGGCCAGGTCCGGGTCGAAGGTCAATCGGACCCCTTCGACTCAAGATCTGCGTAAAAGGCGGCTTCGCGGGCCAGGTGTTCGGGGCGACGCCGCAGCACCAACCAAGCGATACCCAGCACCAGGAACCACGCCGGCGTCACCAGTTCAGCCTGCAGGGTGTCTTCCTTCTGGGTGAACGCCCACAGTAGGAAGGCGAAGAAGGCCAGGACGACGTAGCACATGAAGACACCGCCGGGCATCTTGAACTTCGATGCCTCGTGCAGTTCCGGCCGGCGCCTGCGGTACACGAGGTAGCTGACCAGAATGATCGTCCAGACGAAGATGAAGCACAGCGACGAGATGGTGGTGATCAAGGTGAAGGCCGCGACGATCGAGTCGCCCGCGACCACCATGACCACACCCGACAGGAGGAACACCCCGGACAGGAACAAGGCGTTGGCAGGCACGCGCCGGGATGTGAGCCGGCCGAACAGGCTGGGTGCGTCACCTTCGGTGGCCAGGCCGTACACCATCCGGGAGGTCGAATAGATGCCGGAGTTGGCCGACGATGTCGCCGAGGTGAGCACCACGAAGTTGACCACCGACGCGGCAACTCCCAGGCCCGCGAGGCTGAACATCGCCACGAACGGGCTCAGGTTGGCGTCGATCTCGCGCCACGGGGTGACCGCGACGATGATGGTCAGGGCCGCGACATAGAAGAGCATGACGCGGACCGGGATCGAGTTGATCGCCTTGGGGAGGTTGCGTTCGGGATCCTTTGCCTCGGCCGCGGTGGTGCCGACGAGCTCGATTCCGACGAATGCGAAGGTTGCGATCTGGAATCCGGCGACGAAACCCATTGGGCCGGTGGGGAAGAAGCCACCGTCATTCCACAGATTGGCGAAGGACGCCTGGGCCCCGGTGGGGGCGGTGAAGCTGGTGAAGATCATGACCAGACCGATGACGATCAACGTCACGATCGCGATGATCTTGATCAAGGCGAACCAGAACTCGGTCTCGCCGAAGGCCCGCACGGTCGGCAGGTTCAATCCGATCAGCACCACGACCGTGGCGAGCGCCGGTATCCACAGCGGTAGGTCCGGCCACCAGAAGGCCACGTATCCGGCGATCACCACCACGTCGGCGACGCCCGTGACGATCCAGCAGAACCAGTACGTCCAGCCGGTGAAGAACCCCGCCCACGGGCCGAGCAGGTCGGCCGCGAAGTCGGCGAACGACTTGTAGTGCAGGTTGGACAGCAGCAGCTCGCCCATCGCCCGCATGACGAAGAAGAGCATGAA
Protein-coding regions in this window:
- a CDS encoding helicase HerA domain-containing protein, with amino-acid sequence MELQHREALSALRLTWAPTADDLWHSQGALHVRGLHDRPMADVIAAFGDAERETDSSPLGVVVRGPAGSGKTHLLGQVREQVQTGGGYFFLVELLDATGFWQSARAGILESLGRPGSERETQLKDLLWELSSVAHISRANRRAVIGDDDLTPEILSDFVNALHKVHRHTVKRAHHTLRALVLLGSGDLELQDIGEAFLTGSGEREAWGLPAPTLTAQESVRDISRLIALAGPSVLALDQIDTLLAQSTERTDTAGAQPGNTDLEHIAHGLMSIRQTMRRTVGVVACLPAAWEAIQDRATATVQDRFRTTALLQGLPTPDVGRAILERRFTASYASTGFTAPYASWPILPSAFDEATQYTPRQLLKRVDTHVRRCLERDTVEELSQLTAEVDTPQPAGGNSAPGDTGELDRRFAEYRRRAVTVAALDPDGEDTTMPGLLSAALDAWITELGEAGQAFRPDPLPGQRVVLHGRLRQTLDAATDDERHWAFRAIASGNAVAVQNRIRKAWEATGFNADRRQLFLLRNTAWPKGAKTAVMVAEFEAAGGRVLPMNEDDVRTMTALRDLIDDNDPDLPEWLRRLRPAHGIGWLRAALGEVAGDPPPPAQIDVEAELATGPIRIPPPVPVIEHSPTAVTLGTESPGGRPVSVDLAALRKHTAIFAGSGSGKTVLIRRLIEECALRGVSSIVLDPNNDLSRLGARWPENPPGWNPADDERADAYFDNAEVVVWTPRRSTGRPLSFQPLPDFASVIDDDDEFSDAVESAVAALESRALIAGNTAKAERSRAVLREALRFYGAGPSVSLGGFIDLLDNLPADVSALGGAQKLAAELAQNLRAATVNDPLFGGTGTAADPGVLLTPSPGYRARVSVISMAGLTSDQQREGFVNQLQMALFAWIKRNPAGDRPLGGLLVMDEAQNFAPSSHTTACTHSTLALSSQARKYGLGLVFATQSPRGLHNHIPGNATTQFYGLLNSPAQIAVAREMARVKGGHVPDISKLRSGQFYLALEGNAFHKIQTPWCLSHHPPSPPTTDEVLALAAQSRVALPSA
- a CDS encoding oxygenase MpaB family protein; the protein is MNSTTANRISITRRTSRWSDDDVTIADAMDLWGFAAGAANVIMQLSAPGVGYGVVESTVDSGNLLKHPWKRARTTLSYLAVAILGNAEDRAAFRSAVDVAHRQVRSGPASPVQYNAFDRDLQMWVAACLFAGLEDVYQLLRGQMTDAQAEQFYRSAITLGTTLQVSEQQWPPTRSDFDTYWDTACGRVQMDDVVRRYLHDLVDLRMINPLLRIPFRPLLKFLTTGFLAPVFRDAVGFGWGPGRQRLFEWLFRAVAFGNRFLPVFIRQGGSYLLLADVRRRMASDKALI
- a CDS encoding NAD(P)/FAD-dependent oxidoreductase → MTTSSTIAIVGGGLAGAKAAEALRDNDFDGHVVLFAAEDHLPYERPPLSKEYLAGKKKLDDFTVDPAAWYRDHNIDLRLGTEVTAVDAAAHTLALPDGTTVGYDKLLLATGSASRRPPIPGSDAAGVHYLRTFDDAAALSAALTPGSTLAIVGGGWIGLEVAAGARGRDVNVTVIEAAHLPLLAALGAEVGEVFAQLHREHGVDLRLDQSVQEITTENGTATGLRLGDGSTVTADAVLVAVGAAPNIGLAENAGLAIAEGGVLVDASLRSSDPDIYAVGDIAAAQHPFFGTRIRTEHWANALKQPAVAAAGMLGKHAEYAELPYFFTDQYGLGMEYVGHAPEYRRVVFRGDVAGREFVAFWLDADNRVLAGMNVNVWDVLDDVKALIRSAAPVDPERIADPAQPLSVG
- the cycA gene encoding D-serine/D-alanine/glycine transporter; protein product: MTSDAATDERHLSRQLSNRHIQLIAIGGAIGTGLFMGSGKTISLAGPSVLFVYMIIGFMLFFVMRAMGELLLSNLHYKSFADFAADLLGPWAGFFTGWTYWFCWIVTGVADVVVIAGYVAFWWPDLPLWIPALATVVVLIGLNLPTVRAFGETEFWFALIKIIAIVTLIVIGLVMIFTSFTAPTGAQASFANLWNDGGFFPTGPMGFVAGFQIATFAFVGIELVGTTAAEAKDPERNLPKAINSIPVRVMLFYVAALTIIVAVTPWREIDANLSPFVAMFSLAGLGVAASVVNFVVLTSATSSANSGIYSTSRMVYGLATEGDAPSLFGRLTSRRVPANALFLSGVFLLSGVVMVVAGDSIVAAFTLITTISSLCFIFVWTIILVSYLVYRRRRPELHEASKFKMPGGVFMCYVVLAFFAFLLWAFTQKEDTLQAELVTPAWFLVLGIAWLVLRRRPEHLAREAAFYADLESKGSD
- a CDS encoding TfoX/Sxy family protein yields the protein MTFDPDLADRIRELTASENGVDEKRMFGGLAFLVNGHLAVAASRDGGLMVRLSRDDADKLLQRDHVEPMVMGGREMRGWLRVAGPGIKTKRQLQPWVARGVDYAKSLPPK
- a CDS encoding acetyl-CoA acetyltransferase produces the protein MTLPRTLDPRTPVLIGYGQVNLREENPDVEPVDLMIAAAREAADPRVLEVVDSVRIVNLLSWHYRDPGLLLAQRIRADKAATRYTGVGGNVPQSLVNEACLDLQGGRAEVVLIAGAETWRTRSRLRAAGTKPDWTRQDESVPEAPGAHDGVPMAGEAEMRIKLDRPAYVYPMFEQALRIAGGETSEEHRSRIGELWSRFSAVAADNPHAWSQEAVPAEQIWKPGPGNRMISWPYTKLMNSNNMVNQGAVLILTTVEKATYLQIPTDRWVFPYAGTDSHDTYAIGERAELYRSPAIRIAGRRVLELAGVGVDDVDFVDVYSCFPSAVQVAAAELGLPLADPARPLTVTGGLTFAGGPWNNYVSHSIATMAEILVANPGTRGLITANGGYLTKHSFGIYGTEPPTHEFRWQDVQSEVDAEPTRALQVDFTGTGTVESWTTPVGRDGTAERAFLAVRTPDDGRTLARIVDESQAVATMTQDIAGATVQVHADGSATLL
- a CDS encoding DUF998 domain-containing protein, producing the protein MTPDPRPADVRVTSALLAAGVVAGLVLTAVSYTLTFTRPGFDPARHANSMLALGDWGWVQSVDFVVCGLLLIAFGAGVWRVAAGIRSGRIAAVCVALYGLLAGVVAGLNPTDPGSGFPPGSRSVGEPSTSATVHGVAGGLGFLAMTCGCFELARYFARSGDRVWAVMSATIGVAVLTVLSYMASAQTETFDYVPTWVVGTLLWLYVAGVAARLLRSHRNAHVGAQ